In the Sphingomonas sp. LM7 genome, one interval contains:
- a CDS encoding DUF3606 domain-containing protein, whose protein sequence is MSDDTTLRAPQDASRIAMGEDYEVRYWTNKFGVSRDRLQEAVDAVGNSATAVEAYLQRAAANP, encoded by the coding sequence ATGAGCGACGATACGACTCTGCGCGCGCCGCAGGATGCTTCCCGCATCGCCATGGGCGAGGACTATGAGGTGCGCTATTGGACGAACAAGTTCGGGGTAAGCCGCGATCGGCTGCAGGAAGCGGTGGACGCGGTCGGCAACAGCGCGACCGCTGTGGAAGCCTATCTACAGCGTGCGGCCGCCAATCCATAA
- a CDS encoding error-prone DNA polymerase, whose product MTSYVELQVTSHFSFLRGASSPEELFAAAQLQGHRALGLCDRGSVAGVVRGWDGQKTTGVRMIPGARVDLTDGRALLLYPTDRQAWSRLTRMLSRGKARGGKGFCILDWQDVAHHAEGLVAILLPDLADAVTRSHLLELADLFGTRAYCALSLRRRPDDLERLHAIDALARETRVRAVATGDILYHTPEARPLQDVVTAIREHSTVDALGFRRERFMDRHLKSPTEMERRFASFPDAIAASADIAAACTFDLGEIRYQYPYEQVMAGKSAQEALSILTQEAAEAKFPEGIPRPYAEQIAHELKLIGELGYAPYFLTVRSIVDESRRRGILCQGRGSAANSCVCFLLGITSIDPIQHELLFERFVSGERKEPPDIDVDFEHERREEIIQWIYETYGRHRSALTAVVTRYRTRGAVAEVGKALGLPRDLTKMLTGLVWGWSMDGISDEQIESLNLNAEDHRLKLTLRLARQLIGTPRHLSQHPGGFVLTQDRLDDLVPIEPARMEDRQIIEWDKDDIDALRFMKVDVLGLGMLGCMNRAFNLLEQHKGVKVGMADLQDDDPDVYAMIQKADTLGVFQIESRAQMSMLPRMKPTRFYDLVIEVAIVRPGPIQGDMVHPYLRRREGKEKPEYPRPELRAVLEKTLGVPLFQEQAMKVAIVGAGFTPAEADQLRRAMATFKLTGGVSHFYDKLVGGMIARGYPKDFAERTFKQIEGFGSYGFPESHAASFAKIAYASCWMKHHHPDVFCTALLNAQPMGFYAPAQIVRDAQLHGVEVRPVSINHSHWDCTLEPAKLGGRHLAVRLGFRQVRGLANVHGAAIAVARGQAPYESVEEVWRRAGVPRAAIERLAEADAFHCIAEDRRQGLWKVKGLGEAPLPLFAAADAREGGFSPEGLEPRVTLQPLTDGREVVEDYRALQLSLRAHPLQFLRAQLAAEKVVRCADLASIRDGRHVEVAGVILVRQRPGSARGVLFITIEDETGVANGILWPDRFEKQRRAVMSASMVSLRGRLQKEGQVIHVIVDRVVPRDEMLRSIGRMDMPVPFGRGDGASHPGSPDRGDPGWKPRDLYSPPLPNGVDPEDLIKVRSHDFH is encoded by the coding sequence ATGACGAGCTATGTCGAGCTGCAGGTGACCAGCCATTTCTCGTTCCTGCGGGGCGCCTCCTCGCCCGAGGAACTGTTCGCCGCGGCGCAATTGCAGGGCCACCGGGCCCTCGGCCTGTGCGACCGGGGCAGCGTCGCCGGCGTGGTGCGCGGGTGGGACGGGCAGAAGACCACCGGCGTGCGGATGATCCCCGGCGCGCGCGTCGATCTGACCGACGGGCGCGCGCTGTTGCTTTATCCGACCGACCGCCAGGCCTGGTCCCGGCTCACCCGCATGCTGTCGCGTGGCAAGGCGCGCGGCGGCAAGGGCTTCTGCATCCTCGATTGGCAGGACGTCGCGCATCATGCCGAGGGGCTGGTCGCGATACTCCTGCCGGACCTCGCCGACGCCGTCACCCGCAGCCATCTGCTCGAACTGGCGGACCTGTTCGGCACGCGCGCCTATTGCGCGCTGTCGCTGCGTCGCCGGCCCGACGATCTGGAGCGCCTGCACGCGATCGATGCGCTCGCTCGCGAGACGCGGGTGCGTGCGGTCGCGACCGGCGACATCCTCTATCACACCCCGGAGGCGCGCCCGCTGCAGGACGTGGTGACTGCGATCCGCGAGCACAGCACGGTCGACGCACTGGGGTTCCGGCGCGAGCGCTTCATGGATCGGCATCTCAAGTCGCCCACCGAGATGGAGCGCCGCTTCGCTTCCTTTCCCGATGCGATTGCAGCCAGCGCCGATATCGCCGCGGCATGCACCTTCGATCTCGGCGAGATCCGCTATCAATATCCCTACGAGCAGGTGATGGCAGGCAAGTCCGCGCAGGAGGCGCTGAGCATCCTGACGCAGGAGGCGGCAGAGGCGAAGTTTCCCGAGGGCATTCCCCGACCCTATGCCGAGCAGATCGCGCATGAGCTCAAACTGATCGGCGAGCTCGGCTATGCGCCTTATTTCCTGACCGTCCGCTCGATCGTCGACGAAAGCCGCCGTCGCGGCATCCTCTGCCAGGGACGCGGGAGTGCGGCCAACAGCTGCGTGTGCTTCCTGCTCGGCATCACCTCGATCGATCCGATCCAGCATGAATTGCTGTTCGAGCGCTTCGTCTCGGGCGAGCGCAAGGAACCGCCCGATATCGACGTCGATTTCGAGCATGAGCGCCGCGAGGAGATCATCCAGTGGATCTATGAGACCTATGGCCGCCATCGCTCGGCGCTGACCGCGGTGGTGACCCGCTATCGCACCCGCGGCGCGGTCGCCGAGGTCGGCAAGGCACTGGGGCTGCCGCGTGATTTGACCAAGATGCTGACCGGCCTGGTCTGGGGCTGGTCGATGGACGGGATCAGCGACGAGCAGATCGAAAGCCTAAACCTCAATGCCGAGGATCATCGCCTCAAGCTGACCTTGCGGCTGGCGCGGCAATTGATCGGCACGCCGCGCCACTTGTCGCAGCATCCCGGCGGCTTCGTGCTGACCCAGGATCGGCTGGACGATCTCGTGCCAATCGAGCCGGCGCGGATGGAGGACCGCCAGATCATCGAATGGGACAAGGACGATATCGACGCGCTCCGCTTCATGAAGGTCGATGTCCTGGGTCTCGGCATGCTCGGCTGTATGAACCGCGCCTTCAACCTGCTCGAGCAGCACAAGGGCGTGAAGGTCGGCATGGCCGACCTTCAGGACGACGATCCCGACGTCTATGCGATGATCCAGAAGGCCGACACGCTCGGCGTCTTCCAGATCGAGAGCCGCGCGCAGATGTCGATGCTGCCGCGGATGAAGCCCACCCGCTTCTACGATCTGGTGATCGAAGTCGCGATCGTCCGGCCCGGGCCGATCCAGGGCGACATGGTCCATCCCTATCTTCGCCGCCGCGAGGGTAAGGAGAAGCCCGAATATCCCCGGCCCGAACTGCGCGCCGTGCTCGAGAAGACCTTGGGCGTGCCGCTGTTCCAGGAGCAGGCGATGAAGGTCGCGATTGTCGGCGCGGGCTTCACGCCCGCCGAAGCCGATCAGCTGCGCCGCGCCATGGCCACCTTCAAGCTGACCGGCGGCGTCAGCCATTTCTACGACAAGCTGGTCGGTGGCATGATCGCGCGCGGCTATCCCAAGGATTTCGCCGAACGCACCTTCAAGCAGATCGAGGGGTTCGGCTCCTACGGCTTTCCCGAGAGCCACGCCGCTTCCTTCGCCAAGATCGCCTATGCTTCGTGCTGGATGAAGCACCATCATCCCGATGTCTTCTGCACGGCATTGCTCAACGCCCAGCCCATGGGCTTCTACGCGCCCGCCCAGATCGTCCGCGACGCTCAGCTGCACGGCGTCGAGGTGCGGCCGGTCTCGATCAACCACAGCCATTGGGACTGCACGCTCGAGCCGGCGAAGCTGGGCGGCCGCCACCTCGCGGTGCGGCTCGGCTTTCGCCAGGTCCGCGGGCTCGCCAATGTCCATGGCGCCGCGATCGCCGTGGCGCGTGGGCAAGCACCTTACGAGAGCGTCGAAGAGGTCTGGCGCCGCGCCGGCGTCCCCCGCGCCGCGATCGAGCGGCTGGCCGAGGCCGACGCCTTTCACTGCATCGCCGAGGACCGCCGCCAGGGCCTATGGAAGGTCAAGGGACTGGGCGAGGCGCCGCTGCCGCTGTTCGCCGCCGCCGATGCCCGCGAGGGCGGCTTCTCGCCCGAGGGACTCGAACCGCGCGTCACCTTGCAGCCGCTCACCGACGGGCGCGAGGTCGTCGAGGATTATCGCGCGCTGCAGCTCTCGCTGCGTGCGCACCCGCTGCAGTTCCTGCGCGCGCAGCTCGCCGCCGAGAAAGTGGTGCGCTGCGCGGACCTCGCATCGATCCGAGACGGGCGCCATGTCGAGGTCGCCGGGGTGATCCTTGTCCGCCAGCGTCCCGGCTCGGCGCGCGGCGTACTGTTCATTACCATCGAGGACGAGACCGGCGTCGCCAACGGCATCCTCTGGCCCGACCGCTTCGAGAAGCAGCGCCGCGCGGTGATGTCGGCCTCGATGGTCAGCTTGCGCGGGCGGCTCCAGAAGGAGGGCCAGGTCATCCATGTCATCGTCGATCGCGTGGTGCCGCGCGACGAGATGCTGCGCTCGATCGGACGGATGGATATGCCCGTCCCATTCGGTCGTGGCGATGGCGCGAGCCATCCGGGCAGCCCCGACCGCGGCGATCCCGGCTGGAAGCCGCGCGACCTGTACTCGCCGCCGTTGCCGAACGGGGTTGATCCCGAGGATTTGATCAAGGTGCGCAGCCACGATTTTCACTGA
- a CDS encoding ImuA family protein, whose product MQTEAAIAETDRARLLAELKARIAAPETSDARLLPFGIDALDSRLAHGGIDGGGLHEIAAASPTLGDDAAATLFVAGIAARFADRPVATIGWALTRFDLYAPGLEQAGISPAKLLYLEARDEVMALALAEDCLRLGSFAAVVAEVKAADQTATRRLQLAAADGHTPMLLLRRWARAARDPLEKPSAACTRWRIGCAPSAALSHAGVGRGCWSVDLVRQRGGNPFSLILEACDDTGRLALPAAARDRAAAPVAATSRAA is encoded by the coding sequence ATGCAAACCGAAGCCGCCATTGCCGAGACCGATCGCGCACGCCTGCTTGCCGAGCTGAAGGCACGCATTGCCGCGCCCGAGACGAGCGATGCGCGATTGCTGCCGTTCGGGATCGATGCACTCGATTCGAGGCTTGCCCATGGCGGGATTGACGGCGGCGGGCTGCACGAGATCGCGGCCGCCTCGCCGACGCTTGGTGACGATGCGGCGGCGACATTGTTCGTCGCGGGCATCGCGGCCCGCTTCGCCGACCGGCCGGTGGCGACGATCGGCTGGGCGCTGACCCGGTTCGATCTCTATGCGCCCGGGCTCGAACAGGCGGGCATTTCCCCGGCGAAGTTGCTCTATCTGGAGGCGCGGGACGAGGTCATGGCGCTCGCGCTTGCCGAAGACTGCCTGCGTCTGGGCAGCTTCGCCGCAGTCGTCGCCGAAGTGAAAGCAGCCGATCAGACCGCGACGCGCCGCCTCCAGCTTGCCGCTGCCGATGGCCATACCCCGATGCTGCTGCTGCGCCGCTGGGCGCGCGCCGCACGGGACCCGCTCGAGAAACCCTCCGCCGCCTGCACGCGGTGGCGGATTGGCTGCGCGCCTTCGGCGGCGCTTTCGCATGCAGGCGTCGGCCGTGGCTGCTGGTCGGTCGATCTCGTCCGCCAGCGCGGCGGCAATCCCTTCTCTCTCATCCTCGAGGCATGCGATGACACGGGTCGCCTCGCTCTACCTGCCGCAGCTCGCGATCGAGCGGCTGCGCCGGTCGCAGCGACCAGTCGCGCCGCCTGA
- a CDS encoding DUF932 domain-containing protein → MATVIDHLPGAGTRAASGAYKVDISRGSRIGRVSSEWFSRPDDERFLSLTELHAAVEARARRATTRTVETREVRVEASRDDAERLALLLPGRDAPIAPTHWSFGQLCGLVGAPSGYLRQLPAPLSGINLQHGLLTHRGELIKTLETEDGRTELRAVTGPDYGRIWDHELVAAVMRIAGNGTGDTRWKVPGMLDWSTMTHNPFVEVTKDTTTLYASDRDVFLFLVDDAHPIEAGRLPNGDPDLYFRGFYCWNSEVGSKTLGMASFYLRAVCMNRNIWGAEGFEEISIRHSKFAANRFAHEAAPALENFANSSPTPFLSGILAARQRVVARSEEDRQDFLRKRGFSKAETGRIIATVLDEEGHPPASIFDFVQGITALARDKPHQDARVELEGKAAKLLAMAG, encoded by the coding sequence ATGGCTACCGTCATCGATCACCTCCCCGGCGCGGGCACGCGCGCTGCATCCGGCGCCTACAAGGTCGACATCTCGCGAGGGTCTCGTATCGGCCGCGTCTCGTCCGAATGGTTTTCGCGCCCCGACGACGAGCGCTTCCTCTCGCTGACCGAGCTTCACGCCGCGGTCGAGGCGCGGGCACGGCGCGCCACCACCAGAACAGTCGAAACCCGCGAGGTCCGGGTGGAGGCGAGCCGCGACGATGCCGAGCGCCTCGCACTCCTGCTCCCGGGCCGCGACGCGCCGATTGCGCCGACCCATTGGTCGTTCGGCCAGCTTTGCGGCCTGGTCGGCGCCCCATCCGGCTATCTCCGCCAGCTCCCCGCGCCGCTCTCCGGCATCAACCTTCAGCACGGCTTGCTCACCCATCGCGGCGAGCTCATCAAGACGCTCGAGACCGAGGACGGCCGCACCGAGCTGCGCGCAGTCACCGGCCCCGATTATGGCCGGATCTGGGATCACGAACTCGTCGCGGCGGTGATGCGGATCGCGGGCAACGGCACCGGCGACACGCGCTGGAAGGTGCCGGGCATGCTCGACTGGTCGACCATGACCCACAATCCGTTCGTCGAAGTGACGAAGGACACGACCACGCTCTACGCGAGCGACCGCGACGTCTTCCTCTTCCTCGTCGACGATGCGCACCCGATCGAGGCAGGCCGGCTGCCGAACGGCGACCCCGACCTCTATTTCCGCGGCTTCTATTGCTGGAACAGCGAGGTCGGCTCGAAGACGCTCGGCATGGCGAGCTTTTATCTCCGCGCGGTCTGCATGAACCGCAACATCTGGGGCGCCGAAGGCTTCGAGGAGATCAGCATCCGCCACTCCAAGTTCGCCGCCAATCGCTTCGCGCATGAGGCGGCGCCCGCGCTCGAGAATTTCGCCAATTCCTCGCCCACGCCCTTTCTGTCGGGCATCCTGGCTGCCCGGCAGCGCGTCGTCGCCCGCAGCGAAGAGGACCGGCAGGACTTCCTGCGCAAGCGCGGCTTCTCAAAGGCCGAGACCGGCCGGATCATCGCCACCGTGCTCGACGAGGAAGGGCATCCGCCCGCGTCCATCTTCGATTTCGTCCAGGGCATCACCGCGCTGGCGCGCGACAAGCCGCACCAGGACGCGCGGGTCGAGCTGGAGGGCAAGGCCGCGAAGCTCCTCGCGATGGCGGGCTAG
- a CDS encoding DNA polymerase Y family protein: MTRVASLYLPQLAIERLRRSQRPVAPPERAWSPAPLLPPVDDDPGACSAPRGGGWRPGARWAQDGAARETDVQAQIARLPAHQRPPMRELGRRSEPADPPFRAMRPDEGGPAGAALAPVRTPLWGRPTVLIERVGQREVVTAACPVALALGLVPGMAAAHARALVGDLDVEEADAAADRAWLDRLALHAVTHWTPTASVSGSDGIWLDMTGASHLFGGEVCFCRHVLRFLARLGFSGAIAIAGTPGAAHALARYGGEPITILPPSAEASTLASLPIAALRLRPDALVAAARFGLERVGDLYPMPRGPLARRLGLTSVERLDQALGRAAEPIVAVVPFEAPEVSRRLLEPIGTAEAIEQVIADLVDDLVRVLQQRGLGVRSVVLTAVRVDGADQRIAIGASRATRDAKHLVRMFGLKLERIDPGLGIEAMHLTVPHSEPLGARYGDMLLPESSDAPDLAPAIDQLAGRAGEQAVFRLTLEQSDVPERAIRRADPLAVVEGWPAWKRPVRLLRRPEMLSHVVALLPDHPPRRFTWRGKPYAVVAGDGPERIHGEWWRTDRELWAVRDYFRVEVEGGQRFWVFRRGDGVVPETGDLSWYLHGFFG, from the coding sequence ATGACACGGGTCGCCTCGCTCTACCTGCCGCAGCTCGCGATCGAGCGGCTGCGCCGGTCGCAGCGACCAGTCGCGCCGCCTGAGCGCGCCTGGTCCCCGGCACCTTTGCTGCCACCGGTCGATGATGATCCAGGCGCCTGCTCGGCCCCGCGCGGCGGGGGCTGGCGTCCCGGTGCGCGCTGGGCGCAGGACGGCGCAGCGCGAGAGACCGACGTCCAAGCGCAAATCGCGCGTCTGCCGGCGCATCAGCGCCCGCCCATGCGCGAGCTGGGCCGGCGGTCGGAGCCGGCCGATCCGCCGTTTCGCGCGATGCGCCCGGACGAGGGTGGCCCGGCCGGTGCCGCCCTTGCTCCGGTTCGAACGCCGCTTTGGGGACGTCCGACCGTGCTGATCGAGCGGGTCGGGCAGCGCGAGGTCGTGACCGCGGCCTGCCCGGTCGCACTGGCGCTGGGGCTGGTGCCCGGCATGGCCGCCGCACACGCACGGGCGTTGGTCGGCGATCTCGACGTGGAGGAGGCCGATGCCGCGGCCGACCGTGCCTGGCTCGACCGCCTCGCGCTGCATGCCGTCACGCACTGGACGCCAACTGCCAGCGTGTCGGGATCGGACGGCATCTGGCTGGACATGACCGGCGCCAGCCATCTCTTCGGTGGCGAGGTGTGCTTTTGCCGCCATGTGCTGCGCTTCCTCGCGCGCCTCGGCTTTTCGGGCGCGATCGCCATCGCCGGCACGCCCGGGGCGGCGCATGCGCTGGCGCGCTATGGCGGCGAGCCGATCACAATCCTGCCGCCTTCGGCCGAGGCTTCGACGCTGGCCAGCCTGCCGATCGCCGCGCTGCGTCTCCGGCCCGATGCGCTCGTCGCCGCGGCGCGCTTCGGGCTCGAACGTGTCGGCGACCTCTACCCGATGCCGCGCGGGCCCCTGGCGCGCCGCCTTGGCCTCACCTCCGTCGAACGGCTCGATCAGGCGCTCGGCCGCGCCGCCGAGCCGATCGTAGCGGTCGTCCCGTTCGAGGCGCCGGAAGTCTCACGCCGGCTGCTCGAGCCGATCGGAACCGCCGAGGCGATCGAGCAGGTGATCGCCGATCTGGTCGACGATCTGGTGCGCGTCCTCCAGCAGCGCGGTCTCGGCGTGCGCAGCGTCGTGCTGACCGCTGTCCGTGTCGACGGCGCCGACCAGCGGATCGCGATCGGCGCATCGCGCGCCACACGCGACGCAAAGCATCTCGTGCGCATGTTCGGCCTGAAGCTCGAGCGCATCGATCCGGGGCTCGGCATCGAGGCGATGCATCTCACCGTCCCCCACAGCGAGCCCCTTGGCGCACGGTATGGCGACATGCTTTTGCCGGAAAGCAGCGATGCGCCGGACCTTGCCCCGGCGATCGACCAGCTTGCCGGGCGTGCCGGGGAGCAGGCGGTGTTCCGTCTGACTCTCGAGCAGAGCGATGTGCCCGAGCGCGCCATACGGCGCGCGGACCCGCTCGCGGTCGTCGAGGGCTGGCCGGCCTGGAAGCGGCCGGTGCGCCTGCTCCGGCGTCCCGAGATGCTCAGCCATGTCGTCGCCTTGCTGCCCGACCATCCGCCGCGGCGTTTCACCTGGCGGGGCAAGCCCTATGCGGTCGTTGCCGGCGACGGTCCCGAGCGCATTCATGGCGAATGGTGGCGGACAGACCGCGAGCTCTGGGCGGTACGCGACTATTTCCGCGTCGAGGTCGAGGGCGGGCAGCGTTTCTGGGTGTTCCGCCGCGGCGACGGCGTCGTGCCCGAGACCGGCGACCTCAGCTGGTATCTGCACGGGTTCTTCGGCTGA
- a CDS encoding ParB/RepB/Spo0J family partition protein, translated as MTKPTKIALSASRDIPFNQLVLSQSNVRRVKAGVSIDALAADIARRGLLQSLTVRAQRDESGAETGKFEVPAGGRRFRALQQLVKAKRLSRTAPVPCIVRDDDEISAEEDSLAENTHREALHPLDQFRAMQQLAGLGSDVETIAATFMTTPAVVRQRLRLASVSPRLHDIYAEDGMTLEQLMAFSVSEDHARQEQVWELLQSSHNKQPWMIRHKLTEEAVRASDKRARFIGLDAYQAAGGYVLRDLFEADDGGWLQDVAMLDALVDAKLKAEADRIAGEGWKWIATAVEFPYDADAGMRILEGEQPPLTDEQESRLEALRREAEALEGEWSGKPDIPDEIDARVTAIDEEIAAIVERPLAYDPDEVARAGVFISIDRLGGIDVDRGYVRPEDEPGLEIVDDEVPDPDALQERPDADEDSMGSGEAIAAPDAGDEEEEQEDPGKPLPDRLVTELTTWRTLALRNAVALSPAVAFAAVLHALVLDAFYRYAGAESCVEISVRGGSLGNHAPGLGDSPSAQAIEQRSQAWADRLPDDPDQLWETLAGFSADEQAALFAHCAASGINAVWEPANRYSDGRVSGRAVAGRLAHSHVLARAAGLDPVAAGWSATVDNYLGRVTKARILSAVEEAKGAEVSARIAGLKKPDMAREAESLLDGSGWLAEPLRTPAPVEPDTPPAAPVANDDPAPLGTDRAEADADAESFAIAAE; from the coding sequence ATGACCAAGCCGACCAAGATCGCGCTGAGTGCCTCGCGCGACATTCCCTTCAATCAGCTGGTGCTCAGCCAGTCCAATGTCCGGCGTGTGAAGGCCGGCGTCTCGATCGACGCGCTCGCCGCCGACATCGCCCGGCGCGGGCTGCTCCAGAGCCTGACCGTGCGCGCGCAGCGCGACGAGTCCGGGGCCGAGACCGGCAAGTTCGAGGTCCCGGCGGGCGGCCGCCGCTTCCGCGCCCTCCAGCAGCTCGTCAAGGCGAAGCGCCTGTCGCGCACCGCGCCCGTGCCGTGCATCGTGCGCGACGATGACGAAATCTCGGCCGAGGAGGATTCGCTCGCCGAGAACACCCACCGCGAGGCCCTGCATCCGCTCGACCAGTTCCGCGCGATGCAGCAGCTCGCGGGCCTGGGCAGTGATGTCGAAACGATCGCCGCGACCTTCATGACCACGCCCGCGGTGGTCAGGCAGCGCCTCCGCCTCGCCTCGGTCTCACCCCGGCTGCACGACATCTATGCCGAAGACGGCATGACGCTCGAGCAGCTCATGGCCTTCTCGGTGTCCGAGGATCATGCGCGCCAGGAGCAGGTCTGGGAGCTGCTCCAGTCGAGCCACAACAAGCAGCCATGGATGATCCGGCACAAGCTCACCGAGGAAGCGGTGCGTGCATCGGACAAGCGTGCCCGCTTCATCGGGCTCGACGCCTATCAGGCCGCCGGCGGCTATGTGTTGCGCGATCTGTTCGAGGCCGATGACGGCGGCTGGCTGCAGGATGTCGCGATGCTCGACGCCCTTGTCGACGCGAAGCTCAAAGCGGAAGCCGACCGCATCGCCGGCGAGGGCTGGAAGTGGATCGCGACCGCGGTCGAGTTCCCGTACGACGCCGATGCGGGCATGCGCATCCTCGAAGGCGAGCAGCCTCCGCTCACCGACGAGCAGGAATCGCGGCTCGAGGCGCTTCGCCGCGAGGCGGAGGCGCTCGAAGGCGAATGGTCGGGCAAGCCCGACATTCCCGACGAGATCGACGCACGCGTGACCGCGATCGACGAGGAGATCGCGGCGATAGTGGAGCGGCCGCTCGCCTACGACCCGGACGAAGTGGCCCGGGCCGGCGTGTTCATCAGCATCGACCGGCTGGGCGGGATCGATGTGGACCGCGGCTATGTCCGTCCGGAGGACGAGCCCGGCCTCGAGATCGTCGACGACGAAGTGCCCGACCCCGATGCCTTGCAGGAGCGCCCCGACGCCGATGAGGATTCGATGGGCTCTGGCGAAGCAATCGCTGCCCCGGATGCTGGCGACGAGGAGGAGGAGCAGGAGGACCCGGGCAAGCCACTGCCCGACCGGCTGGTGACCGAGCTCACAACCTGGCGCACGCTCGCGCTGCGCAACGCCGTCGCGCTCAGCCCTGCCGTCGCGTTCGCTGCCGTCCTTCACGCGCTCGTGCTCGACGCCTTCTACCGCTATGCCGGCGCCGAGAGCTGCGTCGAGATTTCGGTGCGCGGCGGCAGTCTCGGCAACCATGCGCCGGGCTTGGGCGACAGTCCGTCGGCGCAGGCCATCGAGCAGCGAAGCCAGGCGTGGGCAGATCGTCTGCCCGACGATCCCGACCAGCTCTGGGAGACGCTCGCCGGTTTCTCCGCAGATGAGCAGGCCGCCTTGTTCGCGCATTGCGCCGCGTCCGGCATCAATGCCGTCTGGGAGCCCGCCAACCGTTACAGCGATGGCCGGGTATCGGGACGGGCGGTGGCGGGCCGCCTCGCCCATTCGCACGTCCTTGCCCGCGCCGCCGGCCTCGATCCGGTGGCAGCAGGCTGGAGCGCGACGGTCGACAATTATCTTGGCCGGGTGACCAAGGCGCGGATCCTGTCCGCCGTCGAGGAAGCGAAGGGCGCCGAGGTCTCAGCACGTATCGCCGGGCTGAAGAAGCCCGACATGGCGCGCGAGGCCGAATCTCTGCTCGACGGCAGCGGCTGGCTCGCGGAGCCGCTGCGCACGCCGGCGCCGGTCGAACCTGACACGCCACCCGCCGCCCCGGTCGCGAACGACGATCCGGCTCCGCTCGGAACCGATCGGGCGGAAGCCGACGCCGACGCCGAATCCTTCGCCATCGCTGCCGAATAA